One Sediminibacillus dalangtanensis genomic region harbors:
- a CDS encoding peptide ABC transporter substrate-binding protein: MVILVLLLAACSNNETSETNDGDEGGEEEKVLQLSAPGEIPGLDPTMADNDFSFDMINQVFEGLYRLDKEGKPELALAAEEPEVSEDGKVYTFTIREDAKWSDGSPVTAGDFEYAWKKAVNPDTAAAYGPQFEEIVANASEILVGDKPVDDLGVEALDEHTLKVTLENPVPFFKELLTTAIFFPQPEDFVEEQGEAYARDSEHILFNGPFVIEDWAGTDTSWTFQKNDQYWDKQAVNVDKIQMNVVKDTSTAVNLYKKDQLDRIELTGEYVDEYKDSEEYHTFLTGATSYLKMNQGKDGETTDLANLHIRKAINMALDKQEMVDTILNNGSIVVNGNVPKGLAENPETGEDFRAENGDLVEYDVEQAKDEWQQGLDELGKEELEFTLTTSDSGTSKQFAENLKYQLESNLSGMTLNVKSVPPKASISANVNQEYELILTGWNGDYQDPLTYLNLFITDSPGNHTGYSNDEYDRLVLGAKSDLANKPQERWDALLKAERMLIEDSAVLVPLYQKGSAYLQQDYVKDLITYQVSADNYKWVDLEK; the protein is encoded by the coding sequence ATGGTGATATTGGTGCTATTGTTGGCAGCCTGCAGTAATAATGAAACCAGTGAAACAAACGATGGAGATGAAGGTGGAGAGGAAGAGAAAGTGCTCCAGCTAAGCGCCCCGGGGGAAATCCCTGGTCTCGATCCGACGATGGCAGATAACGATTTCAGCTTTGACATGATCAACCAGGTATTTGAAGGATTATACCGTCTTGATAAGGAAGGGAAGCCCGAGCTTGCCCTTGCAGCAGAAGAGCCGGAAGTAAGCGAGGATGGAAAAGTTTATACTTTTACCATTCGAGAGGATGCGAAATGGTCGGATGGCTCGCCTGTTACGGCCGGTGATTTTGAATATGCTTGGAAAAAAGCGGTCAATCCGGATACAGCAGCGGCTTACGGACCGCAGTTTGAGGAGATTGTCGCCAACGCTTCCGAGATTCTTGTCGGCGACAAGCCGGTCGACGATCTCGGAGTCGAAGCACTTGATGAACATACGTTGAAAGTGACCTTGGAAAACCCTGTGCCATTTTTCAAGGAACTGTTGACAACGGCGATTTTCTTCCCGCAGCCGGAAGACTTTGTCGAAGAGCAGGGAGAAGCATACGCGAGAGACTCGGAACATATTCTGTTCAATGGACCATTTGTCATCGAAGACTGGGCGGGCACCGACACATCATGGACCTTCCAGAAAAACGATCAATATTGGGACAAACAAGCAGTGAATGTCGATAAAATCCAAATGAATGTTGTCAAAGATACGTCGACCGCTGTGAACCTTTATAAAAAGGATCAGCTGGATCGTATTGAATTGACCGGCGAATATGTGGATGAATATAAAGATAGTGAAGAATACCATACCTTTTTGACTGGTGCTACTTCTTACTTGAAAATGAATCAGGGTAAGGATGGTGAAACCACTGATCTAGCCAATTTGCATATCCGTAAAGCAATCAACATGGCATTGGATAAACAGGAAATGGTCGATACCATTCTTAATAATGGTTCCATCGTGGTCAATGGCAACGTGCCAAAGGGACTGGCTGAAAATCCGGAAACCGGAGAAGATTTCCGTGCCGAAAATGGGGATTTGGTTGAATACGATGTCGAGCAGGCGAAGGACGAATGGCAGCAAGGACTGGACGAGCTTGGCAAAGAGGAACTGGAGTTCACGCTGACCACTTCTGATTCTGGAACGTCCAAACAATTTGCTGAAAACCTCAAGTATCAGCTAGAGTCGAACCTTTCCGGTATGACGCTGAATGTCAAAAGCGTCCCGCCTAAGGCCAGCATTTCAGCAAATGTGAACCAGGAATACGAACTGATTTTGACGGGATGGAACGGTGACTATCAAGATCCGTTGACCTACTTGAACCTGTTCATTACAGACAGCCCGGGAAATCACACTGGCTATTCAAACGATGAATATGACCGACTTGTCCTTGGAGCCAAATCTGATTTGGCCAACAAGCCGCAGGAACGGTGGGACGCCTTGCTGAAGGCGGAAAGAATGCTGATTGAAGACAGCGCCGTGCTCGTTCCGTTGTATCAGAAAGGCAGTGCTTATTTGCAGCAGGATTATGTGAAGGACCTGATCACCTACCAGGTGAGTGCCGATAATTATAAATGGGTCGACCTGGAAAAATAA